The DNA window CGGGGACGGGGTGAAGCGCGTCCTCGGGGACGGCGATATAGGGCTCGTAGGCGCCGTTGTGGTCGACACCCGTGATGACCGCGTTCTGACAGACGTTCGATTCGCCGATCTCGCACTGGTAGCAGTCGCCACAGCCCCGGATGGGACGCTCGACGACGCGGTCCCCGACCGAGAACTTCGTCACGGCGTCGCCAACCTGGACGACGCGACCCGAGTACTCGTGGCCGATGATCGTCGGCAGCTCCATCCGCTCGAACGCCGACTCGAACTCGTAGATGCCCGCGTCGCTCCCGCACAGCCCCGCGTAGTCGACTTCGATCAGCGCCTCGTCCGGTGCGGGATCCGGTCGGTCGCGATCGACGAGTTCCATCGCTCCGTGCTCTCGAGCAGTCTTGGCTAATCCTCGCATGGTACCGGATCAGTGATTCATGGTTATAATTCTGTGGGGTTGGAATCGACGGACCGAAGCCCAGTTGAGACTCGCGGAAGCCGCCTATCCGTATCGAGCGAAGTAGATCGAGACGGAGGTTCGTGCACAGTTCTGCCGACAGCGTGTTCGCAGAAGGGTACGATCGAACACTCACTACGAGCGGTGCTTTCCGACCGATCGTTAGGAGCGCTCTCGTCTCGAGGACCGCACGGATAGCGACACACTCACCGGTGACGTTCGATCGTCCCAGCGTCCCTCGGCCATCCGGACGCGAGATTGACCATCGTGGTGACATGAACCGAGGCACTTATACTACATTATCCAAAATGAACGTACAGATGGCTGACGCAGAGATCACAGTCCATACTGCAGCGAGTATCGACCGGATCGCGCCCGAAATTCACGGCCACTTCGCCGAGCACCTGGGACGGTGTATCTACGGGGGAATCTGGCACGCCGACAGCGCCGACGAGGACGGCTTCCGCGAGGAAACCGTCTCGTTACTCGAGGACCTCGAGTTGCCGGTGCTGCGGTGGCCGGGCGGCTGTTTCGCCGACGACTACCACTGGGAGGACGGCGTCGGGCCGCAGGACGAGCGGCCGCGCCGCCGGAACCTCTTCTGGGCGCAGGGTCCCGAAGAGAAGCCCGAGGAGTCCAATTCCTTCGGCACCGACGAGTTCCTCGAACTCTGCGAGCGGATCGGTACGGAGCCGTACCTCGCGGCAAACGTCGGCTCGGGCAGTCCCCAGGAAGCGGCCAACTGGGTCGAGTACTGTAACTACGACGGCGACACGGAACTGGCCGACCGACGCCGCGAGAACGGCCGCGAAGACCCATACGGCGTGAAGTACTGGGGGCTGGGCAACGAGAACTGGGGCTGTGGCGGCCAGATGTCGCCCGAGCAGTACGCCCGCGAGTACCGCCGGTACGCCACCTACGTCGGCACCCAGTCGAACCTGATGTTCGACCACGACCTCGAGCTCATCGCCTGCGGCTTCGAGGGCCACGAGTGGAACCGCCGCTTCTTAGAGGAGATCAACGAGGCGCCGTGGGGCGCGGAGTTCCCACTTGACCACCTCACGCTGCACCACTACTACGGCCGGGGAACGAACGTCGACGAGGCCGACGAGGACAAGTACGACCGCATGCTCGCGGAGGCCCTCGAGATGGAACGCCACATCGAGCGCATGGCCGGTGCGATCAACGCCGTCGCGACAACTCGCGACATCGGCGTCATCATCGACGAGTGGGGGACCTGGCACCCCGAAGCGACCGCCGACAACGGCCTCGAACAGGAAGGGACCGTATTCGACGCCCTCTCGGCGGCGGCGGTGCTCAACATCTTCAACGACAACAGCGACGTCGTCACGATGACCAACATCGCCCAGACGGTCAACGTCCTCCAGTGTCTCGTCGAAACCGACGAGGACGACGCTTGGGCGCGGCCGACCTACCGCGTCTTCGACCTCTACGCTCCGCACAAGGGCAACGAGGCCGTCCGGACCTCCGTCGACACGCCGACCCGCGAAGTCGTCGACGGCGATTCGAACGACGAACTTCCGCTCGTCAGCGCCTCCGCGTCCGTCGGCGACGACGGGACGTACGTCACCGTGGCGAACCTCGACTGCCGCGGCGAGCAGACCGTCGACGTCTCCCTCGAGGGAACGGACCTGAACGAGGACGATATCTCCGCCGAGATCCTGTTCGCCGAGCAGGAGCCCGACTACGCGGTAACCAAGCACAACGCCGACGAGTTCACCGCCGACGACCTCGCCGTGCCGTCGGACGGCAGTTCGATCGAAGTGGAGCTACCGCCG is part of the Halopiger aswanensis genome and encodes:
- a CDS encoding alpha-N-arabinofuranosidase, which encodes MADAEITVHTAASIDRIAPEIHGHFAEHLGRCIYGGIWHADSADEDGFREETVSLLEDLELPVLRWPGGCFADDYHWEDGVGPQDERPRRRNLFWAQGPEEKPEESNSFGTDEFLELCERIGTEPYLAANVGSGSPQEAANWVEYCNYDGDTELADRRRENGREDPYGVKYWGLGNENWGCGGQMSPEQYAREYRRYATYVGTQSNLMFDHDLELIACGFEGHEWNRRFLEEINEAPWGAEFPLDHLTLHHYYGRGTNVDEADEDKYDRMLAEALEMERHIERMAGAINAVATTRDIGVIIDEWGTWHPEATADNGLEQEGTVFDALSAAAVLNIFNDNSDVVTMTNIAQTVNVLQCLVETDEDDAWARPTYRVFDLYAPHKGNEAVRTSVDTPTREVVDGDSNDELPLVSASASVGDDGTYVTVANLDCRGEQTVDVSLEGTDLNEDDISAEILFAEQEPDYAVTKHNADEFTADDLAVPSDGSSIEVELPPSTVAAISIE